In Arthrobacter sp. SLBN-112, a genomic segment contains:
- a CDS encoding ABC transporter ATP-binding protein, producing MKLELKGITKRFGSLVANDHIDLVVEPGQVHCLLGENGAGKSTLMNVLYGLYDPTEGEILVDGRPVVFKDPGEAMAAGIGMVHQHFMLIPVFTVAENVALGNEATKAAGLLNLEATREKIRRISDQYGFDVDPDAMVEDLPVGVQQRVEIIKALVRDAEVLILDEPTAVLTPQETDELLDIIRQLKRDGKSIVFISHKLREVKAISDTITVIRRGKVVGQADPTASPTELASAMVGRTVSLTLDKAPAKTGDVTFKVRNLTVTDHNGQHVVDHLSFDIAKGEVLAIAGVQGNGQTELTEAILGVQPHVAGSITLDGEELLGKSVKHVLGAGVGFVPEDRTLDGLVGTFTISENMILDLYDKAPFARGMGMKPGVIAENAARKVEEFDVRTPSVSAAVGTLSGGNQQKVVLARELSRPLRLFIASQPTRGLDVGSIEFVHKRVIAERDHGTPVMIVSTELDEVLQLADRIAVLYRGRLVGIVPATTSRDVLGLMMAGVPAAEAEASASAHASGATTTATVSQPAGHEGESHV from the coding sequence TTGAAACTCGAACTGAAAGGGATCACGAAGCGATTCGGATCCCTGGTAGCCAATGACCACATCGATTTGGTCGTCGAACCGGGGCAGGTGCACTGCCTCCTGGGAGAGAACGGCGCGGGGAAATCCACCCTGATGAACGTGCTCTACGGCCTGTACGATCCGACCGAAGGCGAAATCCTGGTCGATGGCAGGCCCGTCGTTTTCAAGGACCCCGGCGAGGCGATGGCGGCCGGTATCGGGATGGTCCACCAGCACTTCATGCTCATCCCGGTCTTCACCGTGGCCGAGAATGTGGCGCTGGGCAATGAGGCGACCAAAGCCGCCGGCCTCCTCAACCTGGAAGCCACGCGCGAGAAGATCCGCCGCATCTCGGACCAGTACGGGTTCGACGTCGACCCCGACGCCATGGTGGAGGACCTGCCCGTCGGCGTCCAGCAGCGGGTCGAGATCATCAAGGCACTCGTTCGTGATGCCGAGGTGCTTATCCTCGATGAACCCACCGCCGTGTTGACGCCGCAGGAGACCGACGAACTCCTGGACATCATCCGGCAGCTGAAGCGGGACGGTAAGTCGATCGTCTTCATTTCCCACAAACTGCGTGAAGTCAAAGCCATCTCGGACACCATCACGGTGATCCGCCGCGGCAAGGTGGTGGGGCAGGCGGATCCCACAGCTTCCCCCACCGAGCTGGCGTCCGCCATGGTGGGCCGCACCGTGAGCCTGACACTCGACAAGGCACCGGCCAAGACCGGTGACGTGACCTTCAAGGTCCGCAACCTTACCGTGACGGACCACAACGGCCAGCACGTGGTCGATCACCTGTCGTTCGACATAGCCAAGGGCGAAGTCCTCGCCATCGCGGGAGTGCAAGGCAACGGCCAGACGGAACTGACCGAGGCGATCCTTGGCGTGCAGCCGCATGTGGCCGGGTCCATCACGCTCGACGGCGAGGAACTGCTGGGCAAGAGCGTCAAGCACGTCCTCGGTGCGGGCGTGGGCTTCGTCCCCGAGGACCGCACCCTCGACGGCCTGGTGGGCACGTTCACCATCTCCGAAAACATGATCCTGGACCTCTACGACAAGGCACCCTTCGCCCGTGGCATGGGGATGAAACCGGGCGTGATCGCGGAGAACGCTGCCAGGAAGGTCGAGGAATTCGACGTCCGCACACCCTCCGTGTCCGCCGCGGTGGGCACCCTCTCCGGCGGCAACCAGCAGAAGGTGGTCCTGGCCCGTGAGCTCTCCCGTCCGCTCCGCCTGTTCATCGCTTCGCAGCCCACACGCGGGCTTGACGTCGGCTCGATCGAGTTCGTCCACAAGCGCGTCATCGCCGAACGTGACCACGGAACGCCGGTCATGATCGTGTCCACGGAACTTGACGAAGTCCTGCAGCTGGCAGACAGGATCGCGGTGCTCTACCGCGGCCGACTGGTGGGGATCGTACCCGCCACCACGTCCCGCGACGTGCTGGGCCTGATGATGGCCGGTGTCCCGGCCGCAGAAGCCGAAGCCAGCGCCTCCGCCCATGCCTCCGGCGCCACGACCACAGCGACGGTATCGCAGCCTGCCGGCCACGAAGGAGAATCCCATGTCTGA
- a CDS encoding BMP family ABC transporter substrate-binding protein has translation MKKSLRAGFKRGSMAGVATLGASALLLTGCGAAPSASGPSGSATASDYTACMVSDSGGFDDKSFNQSGYEGLQSAVKDLGIQEKHVQSKADTDYDPNLRSMVQQGCKLTVTVGFLLGDATKSIATANPNSHFAIIDYNDPTFPKNVKPIVYDTAQAAFLAGYLAAGTSKTGKVATFGGINIPTVTIFMDGFADGVKYYNEKKGKSVQLIGWDKDKQDGTFVGDFKQVDKGKVLTQGFLDQGADIVLPVAGPVGGGAGSAILDAKSKGKDAKLIWVDSDGYLTATDYKSVILSSVQKTMSTAVETVIKDDKDGKFDASPYIGTLANGGVALAPFHDLDSAVPADLKSELDQLKKDIISGTVKVESKSSPTK, from the coding sequence TTGAAGAAATCACTGCGTGCCGGCTTCAAGCGCGGTTCAATGGCCGGTGTGGCCACCCTCGGTGCGTCCGCCTTGCTGCTCACCGGTTGTGGTGCCGCCCCGTCCGCGTCCGGCCCCTCTGGTTCAGCCACCGCCTCGGACTACACCGCATGCATGGTGTCCGACTCCGGTGGATTCGACGACAAGTCGTTCAACCAGTCCGGCTACGAGGGCCTGCAGAGCGCGGTCAAGGACCTCGGCATCCAGGAGAAGCACGTCCAGTCCAAGGCTGACACCGACTACGACCCCAACCTCCGCTCGATGGTCCAGCAGGGCTGCAAGCTCACCGTGACGGTCGGCTTCCTGCTCGGCGACGCCACCAAGTCCATCGCGACGGCCAACCCCAACAGCCATTTCGCCATCATTGACTACAACGACCCCACGTTCCCCAAGAACGTCAAGCCGATCGTCTATGACACGGCCCAGGCTGCATTCCTGGCCGGCTACCTGGCAGCAGGCACCTCCAAGACCGGGAAGGTCGCAACCTTCGGCGGCATCAACATCCCCACCGTCACCATCTTCATGGACGGCTTTGCCGACGGCGTGAAGTACTACAACGAGAAGAAGGGCAAGAGCGTCCAGCTCATCGGCTGGGACAAGGACAAGCAGGACGGCACCTTCGTCGGCGACTTCAAGCAGGTGGATAAGGGCAAGGTCCTGACCCAGGGCTTCCTTGACCAGGGCGCAGACATTGTCCTTCCCGTCGCCGGACCCGTCGGAGGCGGCGCGGGCAGCGCCATCCTCGACGCCAAGTCCAAGGGCAAGGACGCCAAGCTCATCTGGGTTGACTCCGATGGCTACCTGACGGCCACGGACTACAAGTCAGTGATCCTCTCCTCAGTCCAGAAGACCATGTCCACCGCGGTGGAGACGGTCATCAAGGACGACAAGGACGGCAAGTTCGACGCCTCGCCGTACATCGGAACCCTCGCAAACGGCGGCGTGGCCCTGGCTCCGTTCCACGACCTCGACTCCGCCGTGCCGGCTGACCTGAAGAGTGAACTGGACCAGCTCAAGAAGGACATCATCTCCGGCACCGTCAAGGTCGAGTCGAAGTCCAGCCCCACCAAGTAG
- a CDS encoding NADP-dependent oxidoreductase, protein MSTALATTREIRLASRPVGRPSSDNFELAGSPLPALEDGQILVRNLFMSVDPYMRGRMNDVKSYSAPFAVGKALDGGAVGEVIASRSSTHKEGDVVVHSLGWREHAVVDGAATTPARTDLAPASAFLGALGMTGLTAYSGLLKVAEFKPGDAVFVSGAAGAVGSLVGQIAKAMGASRVIGSAGSPAKVARLLELGFDAAFDYHDGPVVEQLQKAAGPAGIDVYFDNVGGEHLEAALAVLNVGGRVAMCGAIAQYNSTEPTPAPHNLMQAIGKQLTLRGFLVGGQRQHAAEFAEKMAGWLADGTVRYDETIVDGLENAPQAFMDLLDGANTGKMLVRL, encoded by the coding sequence ATGAGCACAGCACTTGCCACCACCCGTGAAATCCGGCTGGCGTCGCGCCCCGTGGGACGTCCCTCCAGCGACAACTTCGAACTGGCAGGGTCCCCGCTTCCCGCCCTTGAGGACGGCCAGATCCTGGTCCGGAACCTCTTCATGTCGGTCGACCCCTACATGCGGGGCCGGATGAATGACGTGAAGTCCTACTCCGCGCCGTTCGCCGTTGGCAAAGCGCTCGACGGCGGTGCGGTGGGCGAGGTGATCGCGTCCCGTTCATCTACACACAAGGAGGGTGACGTCGTCGTGCATTCCCTCGGCTGGCGGGAGCACGCCGTCGTTGACGGTGCTGCCACCACCCCGGCCCGCACGGACCTGGCACCGGCCTCCGCCTTCCTTGGCGCCCTGGGCATGACCGGGCTGACGGCCTACTCCGGCCTCTTGAAGGTCGCCGAATTCAAGCCGGGGGACGCCGTCTTCGTCTCCGGTGCCGCCGGTGCCGTGGGCTCCCTGGTGGGGCAGATCGCCAAGGCCATGGGGGCCTCCCGCGTGATCGGCTCGGCCGGCTCGCCCGCCAAGGTGGCACGGCTCCTCGAACTTGGCTTTGACGCGGCCTTCGACTACCACGATGGACCGGTGGTCGAGCAACTGCAGAAGGCCGCAGGCCCCGCCGGCATCGACGTCTACTTCGACAACGTCGGCGGCGAACACCTAGAGGCCGCCCTGGCAGTCCTCAATGTGGGTGGCCGGGTGGCAATGTGCGGCGCCATCGCGCAGTACAACTCGACCGAGCCCACCCCGGCGCCCCACAACCTGATGCAGGCCATCGGCAAGCAACTGACGCTGCGCGGCTTCCTGGTGGGCGGACAGCGGCAGCATGCGGCGGAGTTTGCGGAGAAAATGGCCGGCTGGCTGGCGGACGGTACCGTGCGCTATGACGAGACGATCGTGGACGGACTGGAGAACGCGCCGCAGGCATTCATGGATCTCCTGGACGGCGCGAACACCGGAAAGATGCTGGTCCGGCTCTAG
- a CDS encoding organic hydroperoxide resistance protein, with the protein MKTLYTAEALASGEGRDGTARSNDGKLAVDLASPVELGGSGRGTNPEQLFAAGYAACFHSALRLVGRKAGADLTDSAVAAKVHLGQLDGGTGFGLAAELEIALPALDLSTAEELVAKAHEVCPYSNATRGNINVDIKILEYAS; encoded by the coding sequence GTGAAAACTCTCTACACCGCTGAGGCGCTTGCCTCGGGCGAAGGCCGTGACGGCACAGCACGCAGCAACGACGGCAAGCTGGCAGTGGACCTGGCCAGCCCCGTGGAGCTGGGCGGCAGCGGCCGCGGCACCAACCCTGAACAGCTTTTCGCCGCCGGGTACGCCGCCTGCTTCCACTCCGCACTGCGCCTGGTAGGCCGCAAGGCAGGCGCCGACCTCACCGATTCGGCAGTGGCAGCGAAAGTCCACCTGGGACAGCTGGATGGCGGAACCGGCTTCGGGCTTGCCGCCGAACTGGAAATCGCCCTGCCGGCGCTGGACCTTTCCACCGCCGAAGAACTGGTGGCCAAAGCGCATGAAGTCTGCCCCTACTCGAACGCCACCCGGGGCAACATCAACGTTGACATCAAGATTTTGGAGTACGCATCATGA
- a CDS encoding MarR family transcriptional regulator: protein MTEAPRLDRQVCFALYSASRAATAVYRPVLDELGLTYPQYLVMLVLWESEPRGVKELGGELGLDSGTLSPLLKRLEALGLVERRRSGEDERRVAIHLTPAGRDLSGPASAIPQRLADAAGLSNGELEQLRATLGKLTAALHQSL, encoded by the coding sequence ATGACCGAAGCCCCCCGCCTGGACCGCCAAGTGTGCTTTGCCTTGTATTCGGCCTCCCGGGCCGCCACCGCCGTGTACCGGCCCGTGCTGGACGAGCTGGGGCTCACCTACCCGCAGTATTTGGTGATGCTGGTGCTGTGGGAAAGCGAGCCCCGCGGCGTCAAGGAACTCGGCGGGGAACTCGGACTCGACTCGGGGACCCTGTCGCCCCTGCTCAAACGTCTGGAAGCACTGGGCCTCGTGGAACGCCGACGGTCCGGCGAGGATGAACGCCGCGTGGCAATCCACCTCACACCGGCAGGGCGCGACCTCAGCGGCCCGGCAAGCGCCATCCCGCAGCGGCTGGCCGACGCCGCAGGGCTCTCGAACGGAGAGCTCGAACAACTGCGCGCCACCCTGGGCAAGCTCACGGCCGCACTGCACCAGTCGCTCTAA
- a CDS encoding amidohydrolase, which translates to MRNYTTEAEPTALVAPWLEPLLPELIEFRRDLHAHPELSFKEFRTTDKLAERLEAAGLSPRRLEGTGLTVDVGEGPIATALRGDIDALPIIEETGLAFASRNHGVTHACGHDVHTTTMLGIALVLQRMHQESPLGATVRIIFQPAEETMPGGAHACIEQGVLEGVPRILALHCDPRIEVGKVGTRIGAITSASDTIRIELSGRGGHTSRPHLTEDLVFALAQIAVNVPAVLSRRVDVRSGVSVVWGQITAGSAPNAIPGSGYMAGTMRCLDRDAWHAAGELLDEVVHQVAAPYGVDVHLEHTRGVPPVVNSEHETAIIEAAARAEIGESAVVLTPQSMGGEDFAWFLAELPGAMMRLGTKTPGGEDYDLHRGDYILDERSLGLGIRVLTAAALRTIRDLEQPPAV; encoded by the coding sequence GCGCACCCGGAGCTGTCCTTCAAGGAGTTCCGCACCACCGACAAACTGGCTGAGCGGCTCGAAGCCGCCGGGCTGAGCCCCCGCCGCCTGGAAGGCACCGGCCTGACCGTGGACGTCGGCGAAGGCCCCATCGCCACGGCGCTGCGCGGCGACATAGATGCGCTGCCCATCATCGAGGAGACCGGTCTGGCGTTCGCGTCCAGGAACCACGGTGTCACCCACGCCTGCGGCCACGACGTGCACACCACCACCATGCTTGGCATTGCCCTGGTACTGCAGCGGATGCACCAGGAATCGCCGCTTGGCGCAACAGTGCGGATCATCTTCCAGCCCGCCGAGGAAACCATGCCCGGCGGCGCACATGCGTGCATCGAGCAGGGCGTGCTGGAGGGCGTCCCGAGGATACTTGCGCTGCATTGCGATCCCCGCATCGAGGTGGGCAAGGTCGGAACCCGGATCGGGGCCATCACGTCGGCCTCGGACACCATCAGGATTGAACTTTCGGGCCGCGGCGGCCACACGTCACGCCCGCACCTCACCGAGGACCTCGTCTTCGCCCTGGCGCAGATCGCCGTCAACGTGCCGGCTGTCCTGTCCCGCCGGGTTGATGTCCGCAGCGGGGTGTCCGTGGTGTGGGGCCAGATCACCGCGGGATCGGCACCCAACGCCATTCCCGGCTCGGGGTACATGGCCGGAACCATGCGCTGCCTGGACCGCGACGCCTGGCACGCCGCCGGCGAACTCCTCGACGAAGTAGTCCACCAGGTGGCGGCACCCTACGGAGTGGATGTCCACCTGGAGCACACCAGGGGAGTGCCGCCCGTGGTGAATTCCGAGCATGAAACGGCCATCATCGAGGCGGCCGCGCGGGCAGAGATCGGCGAAAGCGCCGTGGTGCTGACCCCCCAATCCATGGGCGGCGAGGACTTCGCCTGGTTCCTGGCGGAACTTCCCGGCGCCATGATGCGCCTGGGCACCAAGACGCCCGGTGGCGAGGACTATGACCTCCACCGCGGCGACTACATCCTGGACGAGCGCTCGCTCGGCCTGGGTATCCGCGTGCTCACTGCGGCAGCACTGAGGACCATCAGGGACCTCGAGCAGCCGCCCGCAGTGTAG